From Streptomyces sp. Edi4, one genomic window encodes:
- a CDS encoding CBS domain-containing protein, translating into MTKAREIMTAGAQCVGAQETVLDAAKKMTELGVGALPICGTDERLKGMLTDRDIVVKVLGAGKDPASVKAGDLAQGEAVTIGADDDADEILRTMSEHKVRRLPVIDGHTLVGIVAQADVARALRDPKVGDLLEALSTD; encoded by the coding sequence ATGACGAAGGCACGCGAGATCATGACAGCGGGTGCCCAGTGCGTCGGCGCCCAGGAAACCGTGCTCGACGCCGCGAAGAAGATGACCGAGCTGGGGGTCGGCGCGCTGCCGATCTGCGGTACGGATGAACGGCTCAAGGGCATGCTCACCGACCGGGACATCGTGGTGAAGGTCCTGGGCGCCGGCAAGGACCCGGCCTCGGTCAAGGCCGGCGACCTCGCTCAGGGAGAGGCCGTCACCATCGGCGCCGACGACGACGCCGACGAGATCCTGCGCACCATGAGTGAGCACAAGGTCCGCCGGCTGCCCGTCATCGACGGCCACACCCTGGTGGGCATCGTCGCCCAGGCGGACGTCGCACGCGCCCTGCGCGACCCGAAGGTCGGCGACCTCCTCGAAGCGCTGTCGACCGACTGA
- a CDS encoding dienelactone hydrolase family protein, with amino-acid sequence MAEVLVFHHGHGLTTGVRAFAEQLRAAGHTVHVPDLFEGRVFDSLEEGVGYAESIGFGTIVARGTAAAESLPRDIVHLGFSLGVLPAQKLAQTRAGAKGAVLFEACVPVSEFGGGGWPRDVPVQIHGMEADPFFAGEGDIDAARALVGAAADGELFLYPGDRHLFSDSGLPSHDERATTQAIRRILAFLDRVTESGTTNAPTGTGERHGET; translated from the coding sequence ATGGCTGAGGTGCTGGTTTTCCACCATGGGCACGGGTTGACCACCGGTGTCCGCGCGTTCGCTGAGCAGTTGCGAGCGGCCGGGCACACCGTCCACGTCCCGGACCTGTTCGAGGGGCGGGTCTTCGACAGCCTGGAGGAGGGCGTCGGCTACGCCGAGAGCATCGGGTTCGGGACGATCGTCGCGCGAGGGACCGCCGCGGCCGAGTCGTTGCCCCGCGACATCGTCCACCTCGGGTTCTCACTCGGTGTCCTGCCGGCGCAGAAGCTGGCCCAGACTCGCGCCGGCGCGAAGGGTGCGGTGCTGTTCGAGGCATGCGTGCCGGTCTCGGAGTTCGGTGGTGGCGGCTGGCCCCGGGACGTTCCAGTCCAGATCCACGGCATGGAGGCGGACCCGTTCTTCGCGGGGGAGGGCGACATCGACGCGGCCCGCGCGCTGGTCGGGGCGGCAGCGGATGGCGAGCTCTTCCTCTACCCAGGTGACCGGCACCTGTTCTCCGACAGCGGTCTGCCGTCCCACGACGAGCGGGCCACGACGCAGGCCATCCGTCGGATACTCGCATTCCTCGACCGCGTCACGGAGTCGGGCACAACGAACGCACCGACCGGCACTGGTGAGAGGCATGGAGAGACATGA
- a CDS encoding YdcF family protein: MRRRFGLAIAGAAALAWGEWVNWCWSRALVGSGTGASEAVVVLGFRNPQPTANFINRWRVRAGIRSVATDGPGPTRVIFSGGVTGTGAPEAQLMADYAKSALSYDGAVLLEDRSTTTWENITNVIPLLEDVDRIKFASQPAHALKARAYLRRQRPDLAERVVRADDYRPGEWMIGKPLLALHGLWSLRGLGPEERKAAP; this comes from the coding sequence ATGCGACGAAGGTTTGGGCTGGCGATCGCCGGCGCTGCGGCGCTGGCCTGGGGCGAGTGGGTCAATTGGTGCTGGTCCCGGGCTCTTGTGGGAAGCGGCACGGGCGCGTCCGAAGCGGTGGTCGTGCTGGGATTTCGAAATCCGCAGCCGACGGCGAACTTCATCAACCGCTGGCGCGTACGCGCGGGAATCCGCTCCGTGGCCACTGACGGTCCTGGCCCCACGCGCGTGATCTTCAGCGGTGGCGTCACCGGCACAGGGGCCCCGGAGGCCCAGTTGATGGCCGACTACGCGAAGTCGGCGCTCAGCTACGACGGCGCCGTACTGCTCGAGGACCGCAGCACCACGACATGGGAGAACATCACCAACGTCATTCCGCTCCTGGAGGACGTCGACCGCATCAAATTCGCCTCGCAGCCGGCGCACGCCCTCAAGGCCCGTGCGTACTTGCGGCGCCAACGACCCGATCTGGCCGAGAGAGTGGTGCGGGCCGATGATTACCGCCCCGGCGAATGGATGATCGGCAAACCCCTGCTCGCTCTCCATGGTCTGTGGTCCCTGCGCGGCCTCGGACCCGAGGAACGGAAGGCCGCGCCGTAA
- a CDS encoding MFS transporter yields the protein MTTFLLVCAGRLITALGSSISGFALGLWIYQQTGSVTQFATGLLLGFAPGMLAAPAAGVLVDRHRRRTVLLCADTAALLAAVAMALSQSTGHLAVWQVYAVTVLESCCAAFQWPALAAAVTVMVRPEQRGRAGAMTQTALAVAQLLGPMLAATLLGVGGLRAVLIIDVISFALGLLTVVLARFPEPGDREANSGPPAQRPGWRAELAEGRRLLTGQPGLRHLLRVVTVFNAAEATATALLLPLVLSSTPPSEQNAAVALVSTCGGLGLAVSSVAMSLCRPPRRPMPWITSATVLSGGAVLLAGLHPRPVLLAGAAFMFFLGLPVVTSCAQVLWQSAVAAEAQGRVFALRRMFTQGGTMLGFLLAGPLASRVCEPLVGAGGPLASTVGRLLGTARDRGSALLLCCTGLTLALIALLGRRHTIAVLSPPADEGTTPVPAAATRSTPTSPPTAAP from the coding sequence ATGACCACCTTCCTCCTCGTGTGCGCCGGACGGCTGATCACCGCGCTCGGATCCAGCATCTCCGGCTTCGCGCTCGGCCTGTGGATCTATCAACAGACCGGCTCGGTCACGCAGTTCGCCACGGGCCTGCTGCTCGGCTTCGCGCCGGGCATGCTGGCCGCGCCGGCCGCCGGTGTCCTGGTCGACCGCCACCGGCGCCGCACCGTGCTGCTCTGCGCGGACACGGCCGCGCTGCTCGCGGCCGTCGCCATGGCCCTTTCCCAGTCGACCGGGCACCTGGCGGTGTGGCAGGTGTACGCCGTCACCGTCCTCGAATCCTGCTGCGCGGCCTTCCAGTGGCCCGCGCTCGCCGCCGCCGTCACCGTCATGGTCCGGCCCGAACAGCGGGGCAGGGCGGGGGCGATGACACAGACCGCGCTGGCCGTGGCGCAGCTGCTCGGCCCGATGCTCGCCGCCACCCTGCTCGGCGTGGGCGGGCTGCGCGCCGTCCTGATCATCGACGTCATCTCGTTCGCGCTGGGGCTGCTCACCGTGGTGCTCGCCCGCTTCCCCGAGCCGGGCGACCGCGAGGCGAACAGCGGTCCGCCCGCTCAACGCCCGGGCTGGCGGGCAGAGTTGGCCGAGGGCAGGCGGCTACTCACGGGGCAACCCGGCCTGCGCCACCTCCTGCGCGTGGTCACCGTCTTCAACGCGGCCGAGGCAACCGCGACCGCGCTCCTGCTGCCCCTGGTCCTCTCCAGCACCCCGCCGTCCGAACAGAACGCGGCGGTCGCCCTCGTCAGCACCTGCGGGGGCCTCGGTCTCGCGGTCAGCAGTGTCGCCATGTCGCTCTGCCGTCCGCCACGCCGGCCCATGCCCTGGATCACCTCGGCCACCGTCCTCAGCGGCGGCGCGGTCCTGCTCGCGGGCCTCCATCCGCGCCCGGTCCTGCTCGCCGGAGCCGCCTTCATGTTCTTCCTCGGCCTGCCGGTGGTCACCAGCTGCGCTCAGGTCCTGTGGCAGTCCGCGGTGGCCGCCGAGGCGCAGGGCCGTGTCTTCGCCCTGCGCCGCATGTTCACCCAGGGCGGCACCATGCTCGGCTTCCTGCTGGCCGGTCCGCTCGCCTCGCGGGTCTGCGAACCTCTGGTGGGCGCGGGCGGCCCGCTCGCCTCCACCGTCGGCCGCCTCCTCGGCACCGCCCGCGACCGAGGCAGCGCCCTGCTGCTGTGCTGTACGGGTCTGACGCTGGCCCTGATCGCCCTCCTCGGCCGGCGCCACACCATCGCCGTCCTGTCTCCTCCGGCGGACGAGGGCACCACGCCCGTACCGGCGGCCGCCACGCGCTCCACCCCGACGAGCCCGCCCACCGCCGCCCCCTAG
- a CDS encoding GNAT family N-acetyltransferase — translation MLFRPTAASDLDQFLPLIVTDPASAMTADTYTARVSRGEYRPEWTWIADDGSGRAPLALAVWWGGPDEAQPGALDGLFVHASVPDAERAPLAARLLAAAHAAYAGAGADVAPEYHLFLPGDWRARPDSVAAVAWRQEAARRAGLGASLERLRYEWTPGAGLPEPSGALAFDAEPDDEVFVDLFHRVLRDTLDTLSRKEADRVGTGQQARDDVAFYRDTMPGDRSWWRVARTPGGEVVGFGLPSRNHTCPVVGYLGVLPEHRGRGYADEILGEITRILVAETAPELVRADTDTTNTPMAAAFERVGYRSDSCRLVLFAS, via the coding sequence GTGCTCTTCCGCCCCACCGCCGCATCGGACCTCGACCAATTCCTGCCGCTCATCGTCACCGACCCGGCAAGCGCCATGACCGCCGACACGTATACCGCCCGCGTCTCCCGTGGTGAGTACCGTCCCGAGTGGACCTGGATCGCTGACGACGGTTCGGGCCGGGCGCCGCTCGCCCTCGCCGTGTGGTGGGGCGGCCCGGACGAGGCCCAACCGGGCGCGCTGGACGGCCTGTTCGTCCACGCGTCGGTGCCGGACGCCGAGCGCGCCCCGTTGGCCGCGCGACTGCTCGCCGCCGCGCACGCGGCCTACGCCGGGGCAGGAGCGGATGTCGCGCCGGAGTACCACCTGTTCCTGCCGGGTGACTGGCGCGCCCGGCCCGACTCCGTAGCGGCCGTGGCCTGGCGCCAGGAGGCGGCCCGACGCGCCGGTCTCGGCGCCAGTCTTGAGCGACTGCGCTACGAATGGACCCCCGGGGCGGGGCTCCCCGAGCCGTCCGGCGCCCTGGCCTTCGATGCCGAGCCCGACGACGAGGTCTTCGTCGACCTGTTCCACCGGGTCCTCAGGGACACCCTGGACACGCTGTCCCGCAAGGAGGCCGACCGCGTCGGCACCGGGCAGCAGGCACGCGACGACGTGGCGTTCTACCGCGACACGATGCCCGGGGACCGGTCCTGGTGGCGGGTCGCGCGGACCCCGGGCGGCGAGGTCGTGGGCTTCGGGCTCCCCTCGCGCAATCACACCTGCCCGGTGGTCGGTTATCTGGGCGTGCTGCCCGAGCACCGGGGCCGTGGGTACGCGGACGAGATCCTGGGCGAGATCACCCGGATCCTGGTCGCCGAGACCGCCCCCGAACTCGTCCGCGCCGACACCGACACGACGAACACGCCGATGGCGGCGGCCTTCGAACGCGTGGGGTACCGCAGCGACTCCTGCCGCCTGGTGCTCTTTGCCTCCTGA